The Petropleomorpha daqingensis genome includes a window with the following:
- a CDS encoding alpha/beta fold hydrolase, which produces MTLVQRRTAAVRTDDGALLHATIDGDDDAPVTVVLAHGWTLAQAAWDDVAELLLPRAGAGELRLVRYDQRGHGRSTWGDTQITVDQLGNDLAAVLDQFVPDGPVVLGGHSMGGMTIMCLAANRPELFGERVRGALLVSTSAGDLTSDPKSPGARMSRLTPGMLNTALAGARVIEKLRQKLPPSSPRHQKIVRDLLYGADATDAMVLAGAEIMHASTIRAFLEFMPALGDHDKRTELAALAKVPVEILVGDSDNLTPKRHSEQLVEALPEAELHVVPRTGHMLTQERPQLVADALDRLLATVDADRTAA; this is translated from the coding sequence ATGACCCTCGTCCAGCGCCGCACCGCCGCCGTCCGCACCGACGACGGCGCCCTGCTGCACGCCACGATCGACGGGGACGACGACGCCCCCGTGACCGTCGTCCTCGCCCACGGCTGGACCCTCGCCCAGGCCGCCTGGGACGACGTCGCGGAGCTGCTGCTCCCCCGCGCCGGTGCCGGCGAGCTGCGACTGGTCCGCTACGACCAGCGCGGGCACGGCCGCTCGACCTGGGGCGACACGCAGATCACCGTCGACCAGCTCGGCAACGACCTGGCCGCCGTCCTCGACCAGTTCGTACCCGACGGCCCGGTCGTCCTCGGCGGCCACTCGATGGGCGGCATGACGATCATGTGCCTGGCCGCGAACCGGCCGGAGCTCTTCGGCGAGCGCGTCCGCGGCGCCCTGCTCGTCTCCACCTCGGCCGGCGACCTGACGTCGGACCCGAAGTCGCCGGGTGCGCGGATGAGCCGGCTCACCCCCGGCATGCTCAACACCGCCCTGGCCGGCGCCCGGGTGATCGAGAAGCTGCGGCAGAAGCTGCCGCCGAGCTCGCCGCGGCACCAGAAGATCGTCCGCGACCTCCTCTACGGCGCCGACGCCACCGACGCGATGGTGCTGGCCGGGGCCGAGATCATGCACGCCTCGACGATCCGCGCCTTCCTGGAGTTCATGCCGGCGCTGGGCGACCACGACAAGCGCACCGAGCTCGCGGCGCTGGCGAAGGTGCCGGTCGAGATCCTCGTCGGCGACAGCGACAACCTGACACCGAAGCGGCACAGCGAGCAGCTGGTCGAGGCGCTGCCGGAGGCGGAGCTGCACGTCGTCCCTCGGACCGGGCACATGCTCACCCAGGAGCGGCCGCAGCTGGTCGCCGATGCGC